Proteins co-encoded in one Aspergillus luchuensis IFO 4308 DNA, chromosome 6, nearly complete sequence genomic window:
- a CDS encoding GFA family protein (COG:S;~EggNog:ENOG410Q2H7;~InterPro:IPR011057,IPR006913;~PFAM:PF04828;~go_function: GO:0016846 - carbon-sulfur lyase activity [Evidence IEA]): MAQNNLTGACLCRNITYRITLPDPETYPKLIICHCTHCKRYTGSSFSANIIIPQASFEYTKGTPNLYTDSSKRGVQVLREFCPDCGTPFTSRSSDDEEVVAVKSGTLDDEYRVKCSELEMEIYYHRKDGWVDGLGGEEVKRVDGSMGDS, from the exons ATGGCTCAGAACAACTTGACTGGCGCCTGTCTTTGCAGGAACATCACATATCGCATTACCTTGCCAGATCCAGAGACATACCCAAAG CTAATCATCTGCCACTGCACCCACTGCAAACGCTACACGGGCTCGAGCTTCTCCGCCAATATTATCATCCCACAGGCTAGTTTCGAGTACACGAAGGGTACACCCAATCTATATACGGACAGCAGTAAGAGGGGTGTACAGGTACTACGCGAGTTCTGTCCTGATTGCGGAACACCGTTCACGTCACGGtcgagtgatgatgaggaagttgttgCGGTGAAGTCGGGGACGCTTGATGATGAGTATCGGGTTAAGTGCTCGGAGTTGGAAATGGAGATCTATTATCATCGGAAagatgggtgggtggatgggttgggaggtgaggaggtgaagagggtgGATGGGAGTATGGGGGATTCATAG